From one Lotus japonicus ecotype B-129 chromosome 3, LjGifu_v1.2 genomic stretch:
- the LOC130748195 gene encoding NAC domain-containing protein 21/22-like isoform X1 gives MSNISMVEAKLPPGFRFHPRDEELVCDYLMKKVTHSDSLLMIDVDLNKCEPWDIPATACVGGKEWYFYTQRDRKYATGLRTNRATSSGYWKATGKDRAIHRRGTLVGMRKTLVFYQGRAPKGRKTEWVMHEFRIEGPHGPPKIPSSKEDWVLCRVFYKSREVATKPSMGSCYEDTGSSSLPALMDSYISFDQAPIHTDEHDEQVPCFSIFSQNQTNPIFNHITNNMDLKLPAANNNTTTTYGGGAPNLGYSLDPLSCESKVLKAVLSELTKMERNPLNPSLGSPSLGEGSSESYLSEVGMPHLWNNY, from the exons ATGAGCAACATAAGCATGGTAGAGGCAAAACTCCCACCTGGATTCAGGTTCCATCCCAGAGATGAAGAGCTTGTGTGTGATTACTTGATGAAGAAGGTGACACACAGTGATTCCCTTCTCATGATTGATGTTGACCTTAACAAGTGTGAGCCATGGGATATTCCTG CAACAGCGTGTGTGGGAGGGAAGGAGTGGTATTTCTACACACAGAGAGATCGCAAGTATGCAACAGGGCTTCGAACAAATCGTGCCACTAGTTCAGGGTATTGGAAGGCCACTGGGAAAGACAGGGCAATACATCGCAGGGGCACTCTTGTTGGGATGAGGAAGACTTTGGTGTTCTATCAAGGAAGGGCacccaaaggaagaaaaacagagTGGGTCATGCATGAGTTTCGCATTGAAGGACCCCATGGCCCTCCTAAAATTCCTTCTTCCAAG GAAGACTGGGTTTTATGTAGGGTGTTCTACAAAAGCAGAGAGGTAGCAACCAAACCTAGCATGGGTAGCTGCTATGAAGACACAGGATCTTCATCTCTTCCTGCACTAATGGACTCTTACATCAGTTTTGACCAAGCTCCGATCCACACAGATGAACATGATGAGCAAGTGCCCTGCTTCTCCATTTTTTCTCAAAACCAAACCAACCCCATTTTCAACCACATAACCAACAACATGGACCTAAAATTACCAGCTGCCAACAACAACACAACTACTACATATGGAGGAGGAGCACCCAATTTGGGTTATAGCTTAGACCCTTTGTCCTGTGAGAGTAAAGTGTTAAAAGCTGTTTTAAGTGAGCTCACAAAGATGGAAAGAAACCCACTTAACCCAAGTCTTGGCTCACCAAGTTTAGGAGAAGGAAGTTCAGAGAGTTACTTATCTGAAGTGGGCATGCCCCACTTGTGGAATAATTATTAA
- the LOC130748195 gene encoding NAC domain-containing protein 21/22-like isoform X2, translating into MSNISMVEAKLPPGFRFHPRDEELVCDYLMKKVTHSDSLLMIDVDLNKCEPWDIPACVGGKEWYFYTQRDRKYATGLRTNRATSSGYWKATGKDRAIHRRGTLVGMRKTLVFYQGRAPKGRKTEWVMHEFRIEGPHGPPKIPSSKEDWVLCRVFYKSREVATKPSMGSCYEDTGSSSLPALMDSYISFDQAPIHTDEHDEQVPCFSIFSQNQTNPIFNHITNNMDLKLPAANNNTTTTYGGGAPNLGYSLDPLSCESKVLKAVLSELTKMERNPLNPSLGSPSLGEGSSESYLSEVGMPHLWNNY; encoded by the exons ATGAGCAACATAAGCATGGTAGAGGCAAAACTCCCACCTGGATTCAGGTTCCATCCCAGAGATGAAGAGCTTGTGTGTGATTACTTGATGAAGAAGGTGACACACAGTGATTCCCTTCTCATGATTGATGTTGACCTTAACAAGTGTGAGCCATGGGATATTCCTG CGTGTGTGGGAGGGAAGGAGTGGTATTTCTACACACAGAGAGATCGCAAGTATGCAACAGGGCTTCGAACAAATCGTGCCACTAGTTCAGGGTATTGGAAGGCCACTGGGAAAGACAGGGCAATACATCGCAGGGGCACTCTTGTTGGGATGAGGAAGACTTTGGTGTTCTATCAAGGAAGGGCacccaaaggaagaaaaacagagTGGGTCATGCATGAGTTTCGCATTGAAGGACCCCATGGCCCTCCTAAAATTCCTTCTTCCAAG GAAGACTGGGTTTTATGTAGGGTGTTCTACAAAAGCAGAGAGGTAGCAACCAAACCTAGCATGGGTAGCTGCTATGAAGACACAGGATCTTCATCTCTTCCTGCACTAATGGACTCTTACATCAGTTTTGACCAAGCTCCGATCCACACAGATGAACATGATGAGCAAGTGCCCTGCTTCTCCATTTTTTCTCAAAACCAAACCAACCCCATTTTCAACCACATAACCAACAACATGGACCTAAAATTACCAGCTGCCAACAACAACACAACTACTACATATGGAGGAGGAGCACCCAATTTGGGTTATAGCTTAGACCCTTTGTCCTGTGAGAGTAAAGTGTTAAAAGCTGTTTTAAGTGAGCTCACAAAGATGGAAAGAAACCCACTTAACCCAAGTCTTGGCTCACCAAGTTTAGGAGAAGGAAGTTCAGAGAGTTACTTATCTGAAGTGGGCATGCCCCACTTGTGGAATAATTATTAA